The following proteins are co-located in the Oceanimonas sp. GK1 genome:
- a CDS encoding D-2-hydroxyacid dehydrogenase — protein MKLVFLDRQTLAPSVTLRRPAFDHDWQEYAETAPDQVVARLQQAEVAIVNKVHIGAAELARLPGLKLIALAATGSDNLDLAACRAAGVAVCNIRNYSESAVPEHALSLMMALSRNLPAYRRSVADGRWQQSGQFCYFDYPVRDLKGQTLGLIGYGTIAQDLARLVRALGMSVIVAARKGQPATEGRLPFEQVLAEADVLSLHCPLTPETRHLIGAAELAMMKPDALLINVGRGGLVDEQALLTALQQQRIGGAGFDVVSAEPPPADHPLMQALQYPNFILTPHIAWASRASMQRLADQLIDNIEAFAKGREQNRLV, from the coding sequence ATGAAACTGGTATTTCTCGACCGACAGACCCTGGCGCCGAGCGTGACCCTGCGCCGCCCGGCCTTTGACCACGACTGGCAGGAATATGCCGAAACCGCTCCCGACCAGGTGGTGGCACGCCTGCAGCAGGCTGAGGTGGCCATCGTCAACAAAGTGCACATCGGCGCTGCCGAGCTGGCCAGGCTGCCCGGCCTGAAACTCATTGCCCTGGCCGCCACCGGCAGCGACAACCTGGATCTGGCCGCCTGCCGCGCCGCCGGGGTGGCGGTGTGCAATATTCGCAATTACTCGGAAAGCGCGGTGCCCGAGCACGCCCTGTCACTGATGATGGCGCTCAGCCGCAACCTGCCTGCCTACCGGCGTTCGGTGGCCGATGGCCGATGGCAGCAATCAGGACAGTTCTGCTATTTCGACTATCCGGTGCGGGATCTGAAAGGCCAGACCCTGGGGCTGATTGGCTATGGCACCATCGCACAAGACCTGGCGCGGCTGGTCCGAGCCTTGGGCATGAGCGTTATCGTGGCGGCCCGCAAGGGTCAGCCGGCCACCGAGGGCCGCCTGCCCTTTGAGCAAGTGCTGGCCGAGGCCGATGTGCTCAGCCTGCACTGCCCGCTCACCCCGGAAACCCGGCATCTGATCGGTGCCGCTGAGCTGGCGATGATGAAACCGGATGCCCTGCTGATCAACGTGGGCCGGGGTGGCCTGGTGGACGAGCAGGCGCTGCTGACCGCCCTGCAGCAACAACGCATCGGCGGCGCCGGTTTTGATGTGGTGAGTGCCGAGCCGCCGCCCGCCGATCATCCGCTGATGCAGGCGCTGCAATACCCCAACTTTATCCTGACGCCGCACATCGCCTGGGCCAGCCGGGCTTCCATGCAGCGGCTGGCGGATCAGTTGATCGACAACATCGAGGCCTTTGCCAAAGGGCGGGAGCAGAACCGGCTGGTGTGA
- the surA gene encoding peptidylprolyl isomerase SurA has protein sequence MNQRCKQLLMATALGLLSVTGQAAELLDRTVAQVNNAVVLESQLDALVNQVRQSAQAAGQPLPDDQRLRKQALERLILESLQLQLAERLGLRITDTQLEQALANIAQAEGKTPEQLRAGITASGQSWAGFREQVRNEILMSELARNQVRRRINISDQEVKQVVQMIREQGQSAARYRVGNILLPLPANPSGEQLRQANRQAEQLLSELKSGADFRQLAIAHSAGPKALEGGDWGMMSMGEMPSLFSEAVRNHAKGDIIGPIRSGAGLHILTILDMEGGKAQAVQALEVRARHILIKPSVILSEDKAKAMLEGFARSIADGDATMAQLAEQFSDDAGSAVNGGDLGWASPELYVSSFRDTVRRLQPGELSQPFRSEHGWHLVRLEDKRVLDATEQATEQRAYQLIFNRRFTEEVQTWLDELKDQAYIRIVDAQLFDGDS, from the coding sequence ATGAACCAAAGATGTAAACAATTGCTGATGGCCACCGCTCTGGGCCTGCTGTCGGTAACCGGCCAGGCCGCCGAGCTGCTGGACCGCACCGTCGCCCAGGTCAACAACGCCGTGGTGCTGGAAAGCCAGCTCGACGCCCTGGTGAACCAGGTACGCCAGAGTGCCCAGGCCGCCGGCCAGCCCCTGCCCGATGATCAGCGCCTGCGCAAACAGGCCCTGGAGCGGCTGATCCTGGAAAGCCTGCAACTGCAGCTGGCGGAGCGGCTGGGCCTGCGCATTACCGACACCCAGCTGGAGCAGGCACTGGCCAATATCGCGCAGGCCGAAGGCAAAACCCCGGAGCAACTGCGTGCCGGCATCACCGCCAGCGGCCAGAGCTGGGCCGGATTTCGCGAGCAGGTACGCAACGAGATCCTGATGAGCGAGCTGGCCCGCAACCAGGTGCGCCGGCGCATCAACATTTCCGATCAGGAAGTGAAACAGGTGGTACAGATGATCCGCGAGCAGGGCCAGAGCGCGGCCCGTTACCGGGTGGGCAACATACTGCTGCCGCTGCCCGCCAACCCCAGCGGTGAACAACTGCGCCAGGCCAACCGCCAGGCCGAACAACTGCTGAGTGAGCTTAAAAGCGGCGCCGACTTTCGTCAGCTGGCCATTGCTCACAGCGCCGGCCCCAAGGCCCTGGAAGGGGGCGACTGGGGCATGATGAGCATGGGGGAAATGCCCTCCCTGTTCAGCGAAGCGGTGAGAAATCATGCAAAAGGTGATATCATCGGCCCCATTCGCTCCGGCGCCGGCCTGCACATTCTTACCATCCTCGACATGGAGGGCGGTAAAGCCCAGGCGGTACAGGCGCTGGAGGTCCGGGCCCGGCACATTCTGATCAAGCCTTCCGTGATCCTCAGTGAAGACAAGGCCAAGGCCATGCTGGAAGGGTTTGCCCGCTCCATTGCCGATGGCGATGCCACCATGGCGCAGCTGGCCGAGCAGTTTTCTGACGATGCCGGCTCCGCCGTTAATGGCGGTGATCTGGGGTGGGCCTCGCCCGAGCTGTATGTCAGCAGCTTCCGTGACACCGTCCGCCGGCTGCAGCCGGGGGAACTGAGTCAGCCATTCCGCTCCGAGCATGGCTGGCACCTGGTGCGGCTGGAAGACAAGCGTGTGCTGGATGCCACCGAGCAGGCCACCGAACAGCGGGCCTATCAACTGATTTTCAATCGTCGCTTTACCGAAGAAGTGCAGACCTGGCTCGACGAGCTCAAGGATCAGGCCTACATCCGTATTGTCGACGCTCAATTATTCGATGGTGATTCGTGA
- the lptD gene encoding LPS assembly protein LptD has translation MRIRIIGLPLLFASGLAQAQYAGTELLDEPAVGADPLPFSRCFSHVPLRVEGDKDPNAPITVTADVLNATRDGKILYRGDVEVIQGERRFRTDYLELEQQSRDVRAEGNIHLTDGTITVESDTVLTGNLTTKDTDLDQARYQLHGDPGRGEARRVQLAGERGEVDLQGASYTTCPPGEEVWQLKASTVSVEQDEVFGEAWNAVLWLGEMPVFYFPYIKFPVKNERQSGFLYPSFDISNSNGTDVRLPYYWNIAPNYDATITPRYMEKRGTMAQLEFRYLPVEGQSGVLYGEYLSQDDSLAEDPNFADEEWRDDARWLFSWRHSARFDADGHWRGNVNYTQVAGWDYAYLDDFAPPVGALVDNQLLQSLQGGYYDRYWQLTTEVRDYQILRPELETQPFQLMPALVLNSYRGLGDFDLALDSELSRFENANENTYQASRFHAEPRLIYSLVDQPGLQLKADVGAYYTHYEQDIPTTLAPYYRNTWGFDSNTLDSSVDRLLPRLRINGGLVFDRHARWFEQNFTQTLEPQIQYLYVPYENQDNIGLYDSTTMRQDYYSLFSDRRFAGLDRISDANQLTAGFTSRIYDDTGTERLRLALAQTFNFTAPRVKLYPGEQLDETKRSFLTFEGDLNLDNNWFVHGEAQQDTRNQRLAAGNLTLEYNEQGKLAQLGFRHLNQHYFSDSLADDLNQLGGTVFWPLAPQWGLIGGHYRDIELHRNIDTLIGLRYDSCCWAVSLVWEQWQKEDKLTTPTITEQETSIGLRFELKGFSSLGTGSGEFKPGTQLLPYYRPFNLNN, from the coding sequence ATGAGAATACGGATTATCGGCCTTCCCCTGTTGTTCGCTTCCGGCCTGGCCCAGGCCCAGTATGCCGGCACCGAGCTGCTTGACGAGCCGGCCGTCGGCGCCGATCCCCTGCCCTTCAGCCGCTGCTTCAGCCATGTGCCGTTACGGGTGGAAGGGGACAAGGATCCCAATGCGCCCATTACCGTGACCGCCGACGTGCTCAACGCCACCCGGGACGGCAAAATTCTCTACCGGGGCGACGTGGAGGTGATACAGGGAGAGCGTCGCTTCCGTACCGACTATCTGGAGCTGGAGCAGCAGAGCCGGGACGTGCGGGCCGAGGGCAATATTCATCTCACCGACGGCACCATTACCGTGGAAAGCGATACCGTGCTGACCGGCAACCTCACCACCAAGGATACCGACCTGGATCAGGCCCGTTATCAGCTGCACGGCGATCCGGGCCGGGGCGAAGCCCGCCGGGTGCAACTGGCCGGCGAGCGCGGCGAGGTGGACTTGCAGGGTGCCAGCTACACCACCTGCCCGCCGGGCGAGGAAGTCTGGCAGCTGAAGGCCAGTACCGTGTCGGTAGAGCAGGACGAGGTCTTTGGCGAGGCCTGGAACGCCGTGCTGTGGCTGGGTGAGATGCCGGTGTTTTATTTCCCCTACATCAAGTTCCCGGTAAAGAATGAGCGTCAGAGCGGCTTTCTTTATCCGTCTTTTGATATCAGCAACAGCAACGGCACCGACGTTCGCCTGCCCTATTACTGGAACATCGCTCCCAACTACGACGCCACCATCACGCCCCGCTACATGGAAAAGCGCGGCACCATGGCCCAGCTGGAGTTCCGCTATCTGCCGGTGGAAGGCCAGAGCGGCGTGCTGTACGGCGAGTACCTGTCCCAGGACGACAGCCTGGCCGAGGATCCCAACTTTGCTGATGAAGAATGGCGGGACGATGCCCGCTGGCTGTTCAGCTGGCGCCACTCTGCCCGCTTCGACGCCGACGGGCACTGGCGCGGCAACGTCAATTACACCCAGGTGGCCGGCTGGGATTACGCCTATCTGGACGACTTTGCGCCGCCGGTGGGCGCCCTGGTCGACAACCAGTTGCTGCAGTCGCTGCAGGGCGGCTATTACGACCGGTACTGGCAGCTCACCACCGAAGTGCGTGATTACCAGATATTGCGCCCGGAGCTTGAGACCCAGCCGTTCCAGCTGATGCCGGCGCTGGTACTGAACAGTTACCGGGGGCTGGGCGATTTTGATCTGGCGCTGGACTCGGAACTGTCACGCTTTGAAAACGCCAATGAAAACACCTATCAGGCCAGCCGCTTTCACGCCGAGCCCCGGCTGATCTATTCACTGGTCGACCAGCCCGGACTGCAGTTGAAGGCCGATGTGGGCGCCTACTACACCCATTACGAGCAGGATATTCCCACCACCCTGGCGCCCTATTACCGCAATACCTGGGGCTTTGACAGCAACACCCTGGACTCCAGCGTAGACCGCCTGCTGCCCCGGCTGCGCATCAACGGCGGCCTGGTGTTTGACCGCCATGCCCGCTGGTTCGAGCAGAACTTTACCCAGACCCTAGAGCCGCAAATCCAGTACCTGTATGTGCCCTATGAAAACCAGGACAACATCGGCCTGTACGACAGCACCACCATGCGCCAGGACTACTACAGCCTGTTCAGCGACCGTCGTTTTGCCGGCCTGGATCGCATCAGTGATGCCAACCAGCTGACCGCGGGCTTTACCAGCCGCATTTACGACGATACCGGCACCGAGCGGCTGCGCCTGGCCCTGGCCCAGACCTTTAACTTTACCGCCCCCCGGGTCAAGCTCTATCCCGGCGAGCAACTGGACGAGACCAAACGCTCCTTCCTCACCTTTGAGGGGGACCTCAACCTCGACAACAACTGGTTTGTGCATGGCGAGGCCCAGCAGGACACCCGCAACCAACGGCTGGCAGCGGGCAACCTCACCCTGGAATACAACGAACAGGGCAAACTGGCCCAGCTCGGCTTCCGCCACCTGAATCAACACTATTTTTCCGACAGCCTGGCTGACGATCTCAACCAGCTGGGCGGTACCGTATTCTGGCCGCTGGCTCCCCAGTGGGGGCTGATCGGCGGTCATTACCGGGATATTGAACTCCATCGCAACATCGATACTCTCATAGGACTGCGCTACGACTCCTGTTGCTGGGCGGTCAGCCTGGTATGGGAGCAGTGGCAGAAGGAAGACAAGCTGACGACCCCGACCATCACCGAGCAGGAAACCAGCATCGGGCTGCGCTTCGAGCTGAAAGGGTTCAGCTCCCTGGGTACCGGCAGCGGCGAGTTCAAACCGGGCACCCAGCTGTTGCCTTACTATCGCCCGTTCAACCTTAACAACTGA
- the rsmA gene encoding 16S rRNA (adenine(1518)-N(6)/adenine(1519)-N(6))-dimethyltransferase RsmA, giving the protein MNSKVHQGHKARKRFGQNFLHDDYTIDQIVNAIHPTDDYTMVEIGPGLGALTGPVCERIERLNVVELDRDLAARLETHPFLKDKLNIHQADAMKFDFTRLQEPGKKLKIFGNLPYNISTQLMFHLFEFSALVADMHFMLQKEVVNRLAAGPGSKAYGRLSVMAQYYCEVMPVLEVGPEAFRPAPKVDSAVVRLLPYETPPHPVSNIKDLSRVTADAFGQRRKTIRNSLCHLFSADEISALGLDPSARPEQLSLAQYATLANALARKKES; this is encoded by the coding sequence ATGAATAGCAAGGTCCATCAGGGGCACAAAGCCCGCAAACGTTTTGGCCAGAACTTTCTGCACGATGACTACACCATCGATCAGATAGTCAATGCCATTCATCCGACCGACGACTACACCATGGTGGAAATCGGCCCCGGTCTCGGCGCCCTTACCGGCCCGGTATGCGAACGTATTGAACGGCTCAACGTGGTGGAGCTGGACCGGGATCTGGCCGCGCGGCTGGAAACCCATCCCTTTCTCAAGGACAAGCTCAACATTCACCAGGCCGATGCTATGAAGTTCGACTTCACCCGCCTGCAGGAGCCGGGCAAGAAGCTGAAAATCTTCGGCAACCTGCCCTACAACATCTCTACCCAGCTGATGTTTCACCTGTTCGAGTTCTCCGCCCTGGTGGCCGACATGCACTTCATGCTGCAAAAGGAAGTGGTCAACCGCCTCGCCGCCGGCCCCGGCAGCAAGGCCTACGGCCGCCTGAGCGTGATGGCCCAGTATTACTGCGAGGTAATGCCGGTGCTGGAAGTGGGCCCGGAAGCCTTCCGGCCTGCGCCCAAGGTGGACTCGGCGGTAGTACGGTTGCTGCCCTATGAAACCCCGCCCCACCCGGTGAGCAACATCAAGGATCTGTCCCGGGTGACCGCCGACGCCTTTGGCCAGCGCCGCAAGACCATCCGTAACAGCCTGTGCCACCTGTTCAGCGCCGACGAGATCAGCGCCCTGGGCCTGGATCCTTCAGCCCGCCCCGAACAGCTGAGCCTGGCCCAGTACGCCACCCTCGCCAACGCCTTGGCCCGGAAAAAGGAGTCCTGA
- a CDS encoding IS3 family transposase (programmed frameshift), with protein MKYKPHRHFSDAFKREAVEASLSTTETQAQLAGRLGIHPNQLSRWRREWIMTKKSSDKAVENIGPEKSLQELEREVARLKKQLERKELENEILKKAQGVLRQARQVRFAFIEAHRSQRWRVSIMCEVLDVSRAGYYRWRARQHSPGARTIERRTLSTFLLERARQLKNVPGYRKMWLEARDAGFCCGKNQVQGLLKDAGYRSCTAPKAGYQKPASSLPVLPNLLNRQFSVGSANRVWVSDITQIRCSEGWLYIAAVLDLGTRRVVGRAMGAINSAQLVLEALEQAWQHQLPDGTQLLFHSDQGSQYRSEEVMRWLNTRGITISMSRRGNCWDNACSESFFALLKKEWTHPLGMLGRDEMADEVRYYTDEYYPKVRRHMALGGITPNAYAAAA; from the exons ATGAAGTACAAACCCCACCGTCACTTTAGCGATGCATTCAAACGTGAGGCCGTCGAGGCCTCGCTATCCACCACAGAGACACAAGCTCAGCTTGCTGGCAGACTCGGGATCCATCCTAACCAATTGAGTCGCTGGCGCAGAGAGTGGATCATGACCAAGAAATCATCTGACAAAGCAGTTGAAAACATCGGACCAGAAAAAAGCCTGCAGGAGCTGGAGCGCGAGGTGGCTCGGCTGAAGAAGCAGCTTGAGCGGAAAGAGCTGGAGAACGAAATCCTAAAAAAGGCACAAG GAGTACTTCGCCAAGCACGGCAAGTAAGGTTTGCCTTTATCGAGGCTCACCGAAGTCAACGCTGGCGGGTCTCGATAATGTGTGAAGTACTCGATGTGTCACGAGCGGGATATTATCGCTGGCGAGCACGTCAGCACTCGCCGGGAGCGCGTACCATCGAGCGACGGACGCTGAGCACCTTCCTGCTCGAGCGAGCCAGGCAACTGAAGAATGTGCCGGGTTATCGCAAGATGTGGCTGGAAGCACGGGATGCCGGGTTCTGCTGCGGCAAGAACCAGGTTCAGGGCTTGCTGAAAGACGCTGGTTATCGTTCATGCACGGCTCCTAAAGCAGGATATCAAAAGCCAGCATCATCCTTGCCTGTGTTGCCGAATCTGCTGAATCGCCAGTTCTCGGTGGGGTCAGCGAACCGAGTTTGGGTATCAGATATCACCCAAATCCGGTGCAGTGAAGGCTGGCTCTACATTGCTGCAGTCCTGGACCTGGGCACACGCCGCGTGGTGGGCCGAGCCATGGGTGCGATCAATAGCGCTCAGCTGGTGCTGGAGGCCCTTGAGCAGGCATGGCAACATCAGCTGCCAGATGGGACACAGCTGTTGTTCCACTCGGACCAGGGGAGTCAGTATCGGAGCGAAGAGGTGATGAGATGGCTCAATACACGGGGAATCACCATCAGCATGTCACGCCGAGGTAACTGCTGGGATAACGCCTGTTCGGAAAGCTTCTTCGCGCTGCTCAAGAAGGAATGGACACATCCATTAGGAATGCTCGGAAGAGACGAAATGGCAGATGAAGTCCGGTATTATACGGACGAGTATTACCCGAAAGTGCGGCGCCACATGGCGCTGGGAGGAATAACTCCCAATGCCTACGCAGCTGCCGCTTAA
- a CDS encoding DUF3530 family protein: MLRAGVLMLGWLAVATASAQVDWTAYREFQADSRQLRFDAERPEALGTLLIWPEQQQAHHWLAMAPWWQQRGWNLVLLLPDPQQHHFNPADEQVSELRQQWLEQVASRLAALQDDNPEIPQLVLTQGSASLWYQQLVETDSLPPPTGLVVVDATPASAEQQRMLAMSLSRAGWPVLDLFSRQDDLTQANRKQRQHKAARQAADYTAEQLADPSRPERQIAAWLVRRGWMPLPPGAPDYLKGRTLHETGISRPTDPGAERDPAPPGL, translated from the coding sequence ATGTTACGGGCGGGGGTGCTGATGCTGGGCTGGCTGGCGGTGGCCACGGCCAGCGCCCAGGTCGACTGGACCGCCTACCGGGAATTTCAGGCCGACAGCCGGCAACTGCGCTTTGACGCCGAGCGCCCCGAGGCCCTCGGCACCTTGCTGATCTGGCCCGAGCAACAGCAGGCCCATCACTGGCTGGCCATGGCGCCCTGGTGGCAACAACGCGGCTGGAATCTGGTGCTGCTGCTGCCCGACCCGCAACAGCATCATTTTAACCCGGCGGACGAGCAGGTTTCCGAGCTTCGGCAACAGTGGCTGGAGCAGGTGGCCAGCCGGCTCGCCGCTTTACAAGACGATAACCCCGAGATACCGCAACTGGTGCTCACTCAGGGCAGCGCCAGCCTCTGGTATCAACAGCTGGTGGAAACGGACAGCTTACCGCCGCCCACCGGCCTGGTGGTGGTGGACGCCACTCCCGCTTCGGCCGAGCAACAGCGCATGCTGGCCATGAGCCTGTCCCGGGCAGGCTGGCCGGTGCTGGATCTGTTCAGCAGGCAGGATGACCTGACTCAAGCCAACCGCAAGCAGCGCCAGCACAAGGCGGCCCGTCAGGCCGCGGATTACACCGCCGAGCAGCTGGCGGATCCGTCCCGGCCCGAACGCCAGATTGCCGCCTGGCTGGTACGCCGGGGCTGGATGCCCCTGCCCCCCGGCGCTCCCGACTATCTGAAAGGAAGAACCCTGCATGAAACTGGTATTTCTCGACCGACAGACCCTGGCGCCGAGCGTGACCCTGCGCCGCCCGGCCTTTGA
- the djlA gene encoding co-chaperone DjlA — protein sequence MPAHIKGKIIGFLFGLLIGNLPGALLGLWLGHLVDKKLAGAWGFVKDARQEFLYATFATMGHLAKSSGRVTSEEIRLAEQLMVQMRLRPEQKAEAQQAFRDGKESDFPLTDTLRRFRTQVRDSRNLLRFFMEVQLQLVFADGELHPAERRLLRTIAVELGFSEQELEQLLAFAEAQLHMYRQGRAGGQGAGGFATPPKDRLRDAYRILEVEEGADDATVKRAYRRQMSKHHPDKLVAQGLPKEMMEMAKEKAQDIQQAWETIKAARNLR from the coding sequence ATGCCGGCACACATCAAGGGAAAAATCATTGGCTTTTTGTTTGGTCTGCTGATCGGCAACCTTCCCGGCGCCCTGCTCGGACTCTGGCTGGGGCACCTGGTGGATAAAAAGCTGGCCGGCGCCTGGGGCTTTGTGAAGGATGCCCGCCAGGAGTTTCTGTACGCCACCTTTGCCACCATGGGACACCTGGCCAAATCCAGCGGCCGCGTGACCAGTGAGGAGATTCGGCTGGCGGAGCAGCTGATGGTGCAGATGCGGTTGCGTCCCGAGCAGAAGGCCGAGGCCCAGCAGGCGTTTCGCGATGGCAAGGAAAGCGATTTTCCATTGACCGACACCCTGCGCCGGTTTCGTACTCAGGTGAGAGACAGCCGCAACCTGTTGCGTTTTTTTATGGAGGTACAGCTGCAACTGGTGTTTGCCGACGGCGAACTGCACCCGGCGGAACGCCGGCTGCTGCGCACAATTGCGGTTGAGCTGGGGTTTTCCGAGCAGGAGCTGGAGCAACTGTTGGCCTTTGCCGAGGCCCAGCTGCACATGTACCGCCAGGGCCGGGCCGGGGGACAGGGAGCGGGGGGCTTTGCCACGCCGCCGAAAGACAGGCTGCGGGATGCCTACCGTATTCTGGAGGTGGAAGAGGGGGCCGACGACGCCACCGTGAAACGGGCCTACCGCCGGCAGATGTCCAAACACCACCCCGACAAGCTGGTGGCCCAGGGGCTGCCGAAGGAGATGATGGAGATGGCCAAGGAAAAGGCCCAGGACATTCAGCAGGCCTGGGAAACCATCAAGGCCGCCCGCAACCTCCGCTGA
- the pdxA gene encoding 4-hydroxythreonine-4-phosphate dehydrogenase PdxA, protein MSCKRIAITPGEPAGIGPELMLALADLDWPAELVVIADPELIQARAQAQGRDITLLPYRQQAEPVPQKAGTLTIAPVKLARPAVPGVLDEANGLYVLETLKRASDGNMSGEFDAVVTGPVNKGIINKAGVSFSGHTEFFAQQANVPDVVMLLATPGLRVAQVTTHIPLAYVSRAITPERLTKITRILHAELKSKFGIANPRIYVCGLNPHAGEDGHLGREEIDVIIPTLNELRAEGMDLVGPLSADTVFNEKYMKDADAFLAMYHDQGLPVLKYIGFGKAVNITLGLPFIRTSVDHGTALELAGTDQIDAGSMLCALNQAIEMIEKRDE, encoded by the coding sequence GTGAGTTGTAAACGCATAGCCATAACCCCGGGCGAGCCCGCCGGTATCGGCCCCGAGCTGATGCTGGCGCTGGCCGATCTCGACTGGCCGGCCGAGCTGGTAGTGATCGCCGATCCGGAGCTGATCCAGGCCCGGGCCCAGGCCCAGGGCCGTGACATTACCCTGCTGCCCTACCGGCAGCAGGCCGAGCCGGTGCCGCAAAAGGCCGGCACCCTGACCATAGCCCCGGTCAAGCTGGCCAGGCCGGCCGTTCCCGGCGTGCTCGACGAAGCCAATGGCCTGTACGTACTGGAAACCCTCAAGCGCGCCTCCGATGGCAACATGAGCGGCGAGTTCGACGCCGTGGTCACCGGGCCGGTCAACAAGGGCATCATCAACAAGGCCGGGGTGTCCTTCAGTGGCCATACCGAGTTTTTTGCCCAGCAGGCCAATGTGCCCGATGTGGTGATGCTGCTGGCCACCCCCGGCCTGCGGGTGGCCCAGGTGACCACCCATATTCCGCTGGCCTATGTGTCCAGGGCCATCACTCCGGAACGGCTGACCAAGATCACCCGTATTCTGCACGCCGAGCTGAAAAGCAAGTTTGGCATCGCCAATCCACGCATCTACGTCTGCGGCCTCAACCCCCACGCCGGGGAAGACGGCCACCTGGGCCGGGAAGAGATTGACGTCATCATTCCCACCCTGAATGAACTGCGGGCAGAAGGCATGGATCTGGTCGGGCCCCTGTCGGCCGACACCGTGTTCAACGAAAAATACATGAAGGACGCCGACGCCTTTCTGGCCATGTATCACGACCAGGGCCTGCCGGTGCTGAAATACATCGGCTTCGGCAAGGCGGTCAACATTACCCTGGGGCTGCCCTTTATTCGCACTTCTGTGGATCACGGCACCGCCCTGGAGCTGGCCGGCACCGACCAGATTGACGCGGGCAGCATGCTGTGCGCACTAAACCAAGCCATTGAGATGATAGAAAAACGCGATGAATAG
- a CDS encoding RluA family pseudouridine synthase produces the protein MLRYDPPQDPQFEILYQDDSLIVLNKPSGLLSVPGRDPVHFDSLSLRVSRVFPSVQVVHRLDMATSGVIVMALHPKAHRELSRQFRERETEKRYYAWVYGRPTQDEGSIDLPLCCDWPNRPRHMVSLEHGKKALTHWRCLRRENKRTLVELTPVTGRSHQLRVHMLSLGHPILGDNLYAEGEALTMAPHLQLHAARLVFHHPRYKHRLEFHAPAPFEVS, from the coding sequence TTGCTGCGTTACGATCCGCCACAGGATCCCCAGTTTGAAATCCTGTACCAGGACGACAGCCTGATCGTGCTGAACAAGCCCAGTGGCCTGCTCAGTGTGCCCGGGCGGGATCCGGTGCACTTTGACAGTCTGTCGCTCAGGGTGTCGCGGGTGTTTCCTTCGGTGCAGGTGGTACACCGGCTCGACATGGCCACCTCCGGCGTCATCGTCATGGCGCTGCATCCCAAGGCACACCGGGAGCTCAGCCGCCAGTTTCGCGAGCGGGAAACCGAAAAACGTTACTATGCCTGGGTCTATGGCCGACCGACGCAGGACGAGGGCAGCATCGATCTGCCCCTGTGCTGCGACTGGCCCAACCGGCCCCGGCACATGGTCAGCCTCGAGCACGGTAAAAAGGCGCTGACCCACTGGCGTTGCCTGCGCCGTGAAAATAAGCGCACCCTGGTGGAGCTGACCCCGGTCACCGGCCGCTCTCATCAGCTGCGCGTGCACATGCTGAGCCTGGGGCATCCGATTCTCGGCGACAACCTCTATGCCGAGGGGGAGGCGCTGACCATGGCGCCTCACCTGCAGTTGCACGCCGCCCGGCTGGTGTTTCACCACCCCAGATACAAGCACCGGCTGGAGTTCCATGCCCCGGCGCCCTTTGAGGTGAGCTGA